One genomic window of Candidatus Didemnitutus sp. includes the following:
- a CDS encoding DUF4115 domain-containing protein — translation MQTLGERLEEARKRKGLSIREAAEATKIRGDYLQKFEANSFDFDLPPLYIRGFLRTYAKYLEFDPARVVSEFDTMMADQGRAPRRETRENYGRVELGGEGSEPAPRASGGGNGLDPVMLKYALFGGGALVLVVVVVLLINVLSSRTEPRQTAAKQTATETAATQPSSPPVGAEGAAGAQTLTFVGLDNTRLKIVRDADQSIVFDGTINRGETRSFRKTGVLRITVEDRTKLRMEVNGRAMDLPQFANGNYGRFKLD, via the coding sequence TCGAGGAAGCGCGCAAACGCAAAGGCCTCTCCATCCGCGAAGCCGCGGAAGCCACGAAGATCCGTGGCGATTATCTCCAGAAATTCGAGGCCAACTCCTTCGACTTCGACCTGCCGCCGCTCTACATCCGCGGCTTCCTCCGCACCTACGCCAAATATCTCGAATTTGATCCGGCGCGCGTCGTGTCCGAATTCGACACGATGATGGCCGACCAGGGCCGTGCCCCGCGCCGTGAGACCCGCGAGAACTACGGCCGCGTCGAGCTCGGCGGCGAAGGCTCCGAGCCCGCGCCGCGCGCCAGCGGCGGCGGCAACGGCCTCGACCCGGTGATGCTCAAATACGCCCTCTTCGGCGGCGGCGCACTCGTGCTCGTCGTCGTGGTCGTGCTGCTCATCAACGTCCTCTCCAGCCGCACGGAACCGCGGCAAACCGCAGCGAAGCAGACCGCGACCGAGACCGCAGCGACGCAGCCGTCCTCGCCGCCCGTCGGCGCCGAAGGCGCGGCCGGCGCGCAGACCCTCACTTTCGTCGGCCTCGACAACACGCGCCTCAAGATCGTGCGCGATGCCGACCAGAGCATCGTCTTCGACGGAACCATCAATCGCGGCGAAACCCGCTCATTCCGCAAGACCGGCGTCCTGCGCATCACGGTCGAGGATCGCACCAAGCTGCGCATGGAAGTGAACGGCCGCGCGATGGACCTGCCGCAATTCGCGAACGGCAACTACGGCCGCTTCAAGCTGGACTGA
- a CDS encoding YdbL family protein, with product MIARLFAACLALCALTVTVSAQSAGAIRQRMEQRLPQLDALKAKGAIGENNRGFVEVRDNVGNASSVVSDENRDREAVYALIAQQTGATSDSVGRARAKQIAANARSGVWVQDESGAWKKK from the coding sequence ATGATCGCCCGTCTTTTCGCCGCCTGCCTCGCGCTCTGCGCGCTCACTGTCACCGTCTCCGCCCAATCGGCGGGTGCCATTCGTCAGCGCATGGAGCAGCGTCTGCCGCAGCTCGACGCGCTGAAAGCGAAGGGCGCCATCGGGGAAAACAACCGCGGTTTCGTCGAAGTGCGCGACAACGTCGGCAATGCCTCGTCCGTGGTCTCGGACGAGAACCGCGATCGCGAGGCCGTCTATGCGCTCATCGCGCAGCAGACCGGTGCGACGTCGGATTCCGTGGGCCGCGCGCGCGCCAAGCAGATCGCCGCGAACGCGCGCTCCGGCGTCTGGGTGCAGGACGAGAGCGGCGCGTGGAAGAAAAAGTGA
- a CDS encoding YdbH domain-containing protein, producing the protein MSAVPVVTRRRWIVRLIVAFVVLVTALVLVRRPLAGAAIAATLKMVGAGDVKLDVTQASPWRVEVADLGFRVRAQRFDAKRVTLDRRHWWSPSFASIRVEGAKVPVTVDGSDTNPWQWASYSGGGGGTTTTLAVPAEEVSIDGVLVVQAAGEQQQDVRVQFAVKPAGKDRWSGDVNATAPGFAAKIGGEFNYASGTWKFQVADAQLDLAQWQDFIGQMVVLPGGKWSLAGKLRGSATGAYAGGKLALAGDVELSDARFEFPARNVVADGVSAKFHFRDLDKFISEPGDVHVASLTAGEIKTTNLELQLAFDTVEKIAVSHATLEAFGGRLAAEPFRFFPRQNELEAVLLVDGLVVEQLLALARDVPAKATGRVDGRVPLRIDGAGIRFGTGWLELKRGVYAEVQFNADGLLTSGVAPNSAQYTVMKKIEAGLLRLKLAELRLDIRPPKAPPGRSAIVHLAGSPVDPEVKAPVTLDLNVNGPFESLLNLGLNSRVSFGGK; encoded by the coding sequence ACGGCGTTGGTCCTCGTGCGACGTCCCCTGGCTGGCGCGGCGATTGCGGCCACGCTCAAGATGGTGGGCGCCGGCGACGTGAAACTCGACGTCACACAGGCGTCGCCTTGGCGGGTCGAAGTGGCGGACCTTGGCTTTCGCGTGCGCGCGCAACGCTTCGATGCGAAGCGCGTCACGCTCGACCGGCGGCATTGGTGGTCGCCGTCGTTCGCCTCCATCCGCGTCGAGGGCGCGAAGGTGCCCGTGACTGTGGATGGCTCCGACACCAACCCGTGGCAGTGGGCGAGCTACAGCGGCGGCGGTGGCGGCACGACCACGACGCTGGCGGTTCCGGCGGAGGAAGTCAGCATCGACGGCGTGCTCGTGGTGCAGGCGGCGGGTGAGCAACAACAGGACGTGCGGGTGCAATTCGCCGTGAAACCTGCGGGGAAGGACCGGTGGAGCGGTGACGTGAATGCGACCGCACCGGGCTTCGCGGCAAAAATCGGCGGCGAGTTCAATTACGCGAGCGGGACATGGAAATTCCAAGTTGCCGACGCACAGCTCGATCTCGCGCAGTGGCAGGATTTCATCGGACAAATGGTCGTGCTGCCGGGCGGCAAATGGTCGCTCGCGGGGAAACTGCGCGGCAGCGCAACCGGCGCCTACGCCGGCGGGAAACTCGCGCTCGCCGGCGATGTCGAGCTGAGCGACGCGCGATTCGAGTTTCCCGCGCGCAACGTCGTGGCGGACGGCGTGAGCGCGAAGTTCCATTTTCGCGATCTCGACAAATTCATCTCCGAGCCCGGCGACGTGCATGTGGCGTCGCTCACCGCCGGCGAGATCAAGACGACCAACCTCGAGCTGCAGCTCGCCTTCGACACGGTGGAGAAGATCGCGGTCTCGCACGCCACGCTCGAGGCGTTCGGCGGGCGGCTCGCGGCGGAGCCGTTCCGGTTTTTCCCGCGGCAGAACGAGCTTGAGGCGGTGTTGCTCGTGGACGGCTTGGTGGTGGAACAACTGCTCGCGCTCGCGCGGGATGTGCCGGCGAAGGCGACGGGGCGGGTGGACGGCCGCGTGCCGTTGCGTATCGATGGCGCCGGTATCCGTTTCGGCACGGGCTGGCTGGAGTTGAAACGCGGCGTCTACGCCGAGGTGCAGTTCAATGCGGACGGCTTGCTCACGAGCGGCGTGGCGCCGAACAGTGCGCAATACACCGTGATGAAGAAGATCGAGGCCGGCCTCCTGCGATTGAAGCTCGCGGAGCTGCGCCTCGACATCCGCCCGCCCAAGGCGCCGCCCGGTCGCTCGGCGATCGTGCATCTCGCCGGCTCGCCGGTGGACCCGGAGGTCAAGGCGCCGGTGACCCTCGATCTCAATGTGAACGGGCCGTTCGAAAGCCTGCTCAACCTCGGCTTGAACAGCCGCGTAAGTTTCGGCGGCAAATAG